A portion of the Nitrospirota bacterium genome contains these proteins:
- a CDS encoding OsmC family protein has product MEENELTELKESLTGWKEKVPVVSKGFLSWDKDLVFTARIRGYQFEYDPKAMEGCWPTDTLLMSLAGCLAIDVVMFLQKMKVEIKEFEIETTGERNPTPPQYYKSVEMVVHISGKGVTPKKLDRAISLSQEKYCSVYHSLRKDLQVKVSYVIKESA; this is encoded by the coding sequence ATGGAAGAAAATGAGCTTACCGAATTAAAAGAATCTTTGACCGGCTGGAAGGAAAAGGTCCCGGTCGTATCCAAAGGCTTTTTGTCATGGGACAAGGACCTGGTCTTCACGGCAAGGATACGAGGCTACCAATTTGAATACGACCCGAAGGCGATGGAAGGATGCTGGCCTACAGACACTCTTTTGATGAGCCTGGCAGGGTGTCTGGCAATAGACGTGGTAATGTTTCTCCAGAAAATGAAGGTTGAGATTAAAGAATTTGAGATTGAAACAACCGGGGAGAGAAATCCCACCCCGCCTCAATATTACAAATCAGTCGAGATGGTGGTCCACATATCCGGTAAAGGCGTTACTCCTAAAAAACTGGACAGGGCCATATCACTTTCACAGGAGAAATACTGTTCTGTCTATCACTCATTGCGCAAGGACCTGCAAGTCAAAGTAAGCTACGTGATCAAAGAGTCCGCCTGA
- a CDS encoding ribonuclease H-like domain-containing protein: MVNKYPAYLDIETTGLSPDSAELTVIGIHIENGCEDVVQLIGDDISGSRLIEAMGNAGSLYTYNGSRFDLPFIKEKLEIDLTGCCPHIDLMFDCWKNNLKGGLKAVERQLGIARQLTDVDGWVAVQLWNNYRWNGCKDSLNKLLEYNKEDVLNLKKLREMLKV; the protein is encoded by the coding sequence ATGGTTAACAAATATCCCGCGTATCTTGATATCGAGACTACAGGGTTAAGCCCTGATTCCGCTGAATTGACCGTGATAGGAATACACATTGAGAACGGCTGTGAGGACGTTGTCCAGTTGATAGGCGATGATATCTCCGGGTCAAGACTGATCGAAGCTATGGGTAACGCCGGGTCTCTCTACACATACAACGGGAGCCGCTTTGATCTTCCTTTCATAAAGGAAAAACTGGAGATTGATCTTACCGGGTGCTGCCCGCACATTGACCTGATGTTCGACTGCTGGAAAAATAATTTAAAAGGCGGACTGAAGGCCGTGGAAAGGCAATTGGGTATCGCGAGGCAATTGACCGATGTTGACGGCTGGGTCGCTGTACAGTTGTGGAACAATTACAGGTGGAACGGCTGCAAAGACTCTCTTAACAAACTGCTTGAATACAACAAAGAGGATGTCCTGAATCTTAAGAAACTGAGAGAGATGCTGAAGGTCTGA
- a CDS encoding cytochrome c3 family protein — protein MLPVILQLTVFILLSLSFSIRYSFAQDMGCEECHKKLYMQIYSFPFQHSDIVMKNCKECHIQLNGFSKWGKVLYENNGHLKGELKSNREAGGPACMNNNCHQPRQNTHPVDIAVSVKSDLKIAEDLPLADGNIITCATCHSPHGGDLAKLLRKEKKALCLSCHMKE, from the coding sequence ATGCTGCCGGTCATTCTTCAACTTACTGTTTTTATCCTTCTTTCGTTGTCGTTTTCAATCCGGTATTCTTTTGCGCAAGATATGGGCTGCGAGGAATGTCACAAGAAACTGTATATGCAGATATATTCATTCCCCTTTCAGCATTCGGACATTGTAATGAAAAACTGTAAAGAGTGTCATATTCAGCTTAACGGCTTCAGTAAGTGGGGGAAGGTCCTTTATGAAAATAACGGACACCTTAAAGGAGAACTGAAGAGCAATCGCGAGGCCGGGGGGCCTGCCTGCATGAACAATAACTGTCATCAGCCCAGGCAGAATACCCACCCCGTCGATATTGCTGTAAGTGTAAAGAGCGATTTGAAGATCGCGGAAGACCTTCCTCTGGCGGACGGGAATATCATCACTTGCGCAACCTGCCACTCACCGCACGGAGGTGATTTAGCAAAGCTCCTGCGTAAAGAAAAGAAAGCGCTTTGTTTGTCCTGCCACATGAAGGAGTAA
- a CDS encoding formate--tetrahydrofolate ligase: MPLDPTKHADWEIAEAAEPNMKTVYQLGEELGLEKEELLPHGHYVAKLDFNKILKRLVNRPDGKYVDVTAITPTPLGEGKSTTTMGLTQGLGKRKKNVIAAIRQPSGGPTMNIKGSAAGGGLSQCIPLTPFSLGLTGDINAIMNAHNLAMVAVTSRIQHEFNYNDDQLAKRKLKRLNIDPRNVEMKWIMDFCAQALREITIGLGGKNDGFMMNSGFAIAVSSEVMAILAVAKDLKDMRERMGRIVVAYDKSGKPVTTEDLNVAGAMTAWMVEALNPNLMQTIEGQPVLVHAGPFANIAIGQSSIIADRVGLKLADYNVTESGFAADIGFEKFWNLKCRFSGLKPNAAVLVATIRALKCHGGAPIPVPGKPIPEEYKGENVGWVEKGCDNLIHLLNVIKKAGINPVVCINAFYTDTDNEIKAVRRIAEAAGARVALSKHWQYGGEGALELADAVVDACNEPNDFKLLYELSTPLRKRIELIAKEVYGADGVEYTPDALAKAKRMEDDPETSKLGTCMVKTHLSLTDNPNLKGVPKGWKLLVRDILTYKGAGFVVPVAGAIKLMPGTASDPAYRRVDVDVNTGKVKGLF; encoded by the coding sequence ATGCCGCTTGATCCGACAAAACACGCTGACTGGGAAATTGCCGAAGCTGCCGAACCCAACATGAAGACCGTTTATCAATTGGGAGAGGAGCTTGGTCTGGAAAAGGAAGAGCTTCTTCCTCACGGCCATTATGTTGCTAAACTGGATTTCAACAAGATATTAAAGCGCCTTGTCAACAGGCCTGATGGAAAGTATGTAGACGTTACCGCAATAACGCCGACGCCACTTGGAGAAGGCAAATCCACTACCACGATGGGATTGACACAGGGTCTCGGCAAACGCAAAAAGAATGTTATTGCCGCCATCCGTCAGCCGTCCGGCGGACCTACGATGAACATCAAAGGCTCTGCTGCAGGCGGAGGATTATCGCAGTGCATTCCCTTGACGCCATTCTCTTTGGGACTGACCGGCGACATCAATGCGATCATGAACGCGCACAACCTTGCAATGGTTGCCGTCACATCACGCATACAGCACGAGTTCAATTACAATGACGACCAGCTTGCAAAACGCAAATTAAAAAGGCTAAACATCGACCCGCGCAACGTCGAGATGAAATGGATTATGGATTTCTGCGCCCAGGCGCTGAGAGAGATAACAATCGGACTCGGCGGCAAGAACGACGGCTTCATGATGAACTCCGGCTTTGCAATAGCGGTTTCATCGGAGGTCATGGCTATCCTGGCTGTTGCAAAAGACCTTAAGGACATGAGAGAGAGGATGGGCCGGATCGTTGTCGCTTATGACAAGAGCGGAAAACCCGTTACAACAGAAGACCTTAACGTGGCAGGCGCAATGACCGCATGGATGGTTGAGGCCTTGAATCCAAACCTTATGCAGACCATTGAAGGTCAGCCTGTGCTTGTACATGCAGGACCTTTTGCCAACATCGCGATCGGACAGTCCTCCATCATTGCAGACAGGGTGGGTCTTAAACTTGCCGACTACAACGTAACCGAGTCCGGCTTTGCCGCTGACATCGGATTTGAGAAATTCTGGAACCTCAAATGCAGGTTCTCAGGATTAAAGCCAAACGCAGCGGTCCTTGTCGCAACGATAAGGGCGTTGAAATGTCACGGGGGCGCGCCGATCCCTGTCCCCGGGAAACCGATACCTGAAGAATACAAGGGTGAAAATGTTGGATGGGTAGAGAAAGGCTGTGATAACCTCATCCACCTTCTGAATGTAATAAAGAAAGCGGGCATCAACCCTGTTGTCTGCATAAATGCCTTTTACACCGATACAGACAATGAAATCAAGGCCGTCAGGAGAATTGCCGAGGCCGCAGGCGCAAGGGTCGCGCTCTCCAAGCACTGGCAGTACGGCGGCGAAGGCGCGCTTGAACTTGCTGACGCGGTTGTTGACGCATGCAATGAGCCGAACGACTTCAAGTTGCTGTATGAACTTTCAACTCCCCTCCGCAAGCGTATCGAATTGATCGCGAAAGAAGTCTACGGGGCCGACGGGGTTGAATATACTCCCGACGCGCTGGCAAAGGCAAAGAGGATGGAGGACGACCCGGAGACCTCGAAGCTTGGAACATGCATGGTCAAGACACACCTCAGCCTTACCGACAATCCGAATTTAAAAGGGGTCCCAAAAGGATGGAAGCTCCTTGTGCGCGACATTCTCACATACAAAGGCGCGGGCTTTGTCGTCCCTGTTGCGGGCGCGATCAAATTGATGCCCGGGACAGCATCCGACCCTGCTTACCGCAGAGTTGATGTGGACGTGAACACCGGCAAGGTAAAAGGCTTATTCTAA
- a CDS encoding CDP-alcohol phosphatidyltransferase family protein, which translates to MIGNLPNILTLARILLLPFFAASLIYKDYTLALSIFIAASVTDLLDGFIARIRKQTTYFGSILDPVADKFFLITSFVLMSIYGSLPVWLAIIVISKDIIVVTGCIIIYLVTHNLKIEPSIWGKAASTCQFALIGFILLLKNINSETQIDTMYFLLTAAITAVAGVHYVYKGLKQNT; encoded by the coding sequence ATGATTGGAAATCTCCCCAATATCTTGACTCTTGCAAGGATCCTGCTTTTGCCATTCTTTGCAGCTTCACTTATTTATAAAGACTATACCCTCGCATTGTCCATTTTTATCGCGGCGTCGGTTACCGACCTGCTTGACGGGTTTATCGCGAGGATCAGGAAACAAACAACTTATTTCGGCAGTATCCTGGACCCGGTTGCGGACAAATTTTTTCTGATAACCTCTTTTGTCCTTATGAGCATATACGGTTCGCTGCCGGTATGGCTTGCAATTATAGTCATCAGTAAAGATATAATTGTAGTAACGGGTTGTATAATCATATACCTTGTTACTCACAACCTGAAGATCGAACCGAGTATATGGGGAAAGGCCGCAAGCACCTGCCAGTTTGCACTGATAGGTTTTATCCTGCTGCTGAAAAATATAAACAGCGAAACGCAAATTGATACCATGTACTTTCTTCTGACCGCGGCGATAACAGCAGTGGCAGGAGTCCATTATGTGTATAAGGGGCTAAAACAAAATACTTAA
- a CDS encoding DUF512 domain-containing protein, whose amino-acid sequence MQAIISNIVEGSIAQNAGLEKGDVILSINDNPVRDVIDYMFYSRDDSVNLKIQRGNKTQLFKIRKKEGDYLGVELKPSRIKPCRNKCVFCFVDQLPKGLRKTLYLKDDDYRMSFIHGNYITLTNLSDPDKKRIIEQKLSPLYISVHTTNNELRKKMLGNPKASDILQELHDFTAHKIRIHAQIVVCPGLNDGEELLKTIKDLQKFYPYVASIAVVPVGLTKFKKPNVKPVEKPDAVKVIDTVKQARVRFRKRHGDPVVYIADEFYIKADLPFPLLKDYGDLPQIENGVGLVPLFLNAAKKIKLPKKIEPRRVATFTGASFIPYLEEFAKRLNTIEGLSLDIFRVENKFFGPTVTVAGLITGKDIVKTLAGKTRADCLIVPNVMLRYGTDVFLDNVTLNDLGECLGMNVKAVDSTPEGLLKGITDGCKWEN is encoded by the coding sequence ATGCAGGCGATAATAAGCAACATAGTTGAAGGAAGCATCGCGCAGAACGCGGGCCTTGAAAAAGGTGATGTCATTTTAAGCATAAACGACAACCCCGTCAGGGACGTTATAGATTACATGTTCTATTCGCGGGACGACTCCGTCAACCTCAAAATCCAGCGGGGCAATAAAACGCAACTCTTTAAGATCAGAAAGAAAGAGGGTGATTACCTCGGCGTCGAATTAAAGCCGTCGAGGATAAAACCGTGCAGGAACAAATGCGTGTTCTGCTTTGTGGACCAGCTGCCCAAGGGCCTCAGAAAGACCCTTTACCTGAAGGACGATGATTACCGCATGTCCTTTATTCACGGCAACTACATCACCCTTACAAATCTTTCCGATCCGGACAAGAAGCGCATTATTGAACAGAAGCTCAGCCCTCTCTATATCTCCGTGCATACGACCAATAACGAGCTGAGAAAGAAGATGTTGGGTAATCCGAAAGCATCCGACATTTTACAGGAGCTGCACGATTTTACCGCGCACAAAATTAGGATCCATGCCCAGATAGTCGTATGCCCTGGCCTGAACGACGGTGAGGAGCTTCTAAAGACCATCAAAGACCTGCAGAAATTCTATCCCTATGTGGCATCCATTGCGGTCGTCCCCGTCGGGCTGACAAAGTTCAAAAAGCCCAATGTAAAACCAGTTGAAAAACCCGATGCCGTAAAGGTCATCGATACCGTGAAACAGGCAAGGGTCAGGTTCAGGAAACGCCACGGTGATCCGGTGGTGTATATTGCAGATGAATTTTATATCAAGGCCGACCTGCCCTTCCCTCTCCTTAAAGATTACGGAGACCTGCCGCAGATCGAGAACGGTGTCGGGCTGGTGCCGCTGTTTTTGAACGCCGCAAAAAAAATAAAACTTCCGAAAAAGATCGAGCCGAGAAGGGTGGCCACTTTCACCGGCGCGTCATTTATTCCTTATCTTGAGGAATTCGCTAAAAGGCTCAATACGATCGAAGGACTGAGTCTCGACATATTCAGGGTTGAAAATAAGTTCTTCGGCCCTACGGTGACAGTGGCCGGATTAATTACCGGCAAAGATATCGTGAAGACACTCGCCGGCAAGACCAGGGCCGACTGCCTGATCGTGCCCAATGTTATGCTGAGATACGGAACAGATGTGTTTTTAGACAACGTCACCTTAAATGACCTTGGAGAATGTCTCGGCATGAACGTCAAAGCCGTTGATTCAACGCCTGAAGGACTTTTAAAAGGAATAACAGATGGATGTAAGTGGGAAAACTAA
- a CDS encoding shikimate dehydrogenase, giving the protein MDVSGKTKIAGIFGNPIEHTLSPAMHNAAFKTLRLDMCYVPFRVLPENLPDAVRAVRSLGLLGVNVTVPHKEQVIPLLDEVDREALFIGAVNTVVNTAGKLKGYNTDGRGFMSSLSEEGVSTESKDILIIGAGGASRAVSYYLSEKASKLYLYDVDRPKAERLINDLKKIRINVSLLDDPKNIGKPDIIINATPLGLKQEDPLPLDPDFITPDTVVCDLVYKKTRLLQEAERKRAKTINGSGMLLWQGVLAFELWTGVKPPVDVMRQALLSRIK; this is encoded by the coding sequence ATGGATGTAAGTGGGAAAACTAAAATAGCCGGCATCTTCGGCAACCCGATCGAGCATACTCTCTCGCCCGCAATGCACAATGCCGCATTCAAGACTCTCCGGCTTGATATGTGTTATGTCCCTTTCAGGGTTTTGCCTGAAAATTTACCGGACGCGGTCAGGGCCGTCCGCAGTTTAGGTCTCCTCGGTGTCAATGTAACAGTGCCTCATAAGGAACAGGTTATTCCCCTGCTCGATGAGGTTGACAGGGAGGCCCTGTTTATCGGCGCTGTTAATACAGTTGTTAACACTGCCGGGAAATTGAAGGGATACAATACCGACGGCAGGGGCTTCATGAGTTCCCTGTCTGAAGAAGGAGTATCAACAGAAAGCAAGGACATCCTCATCATCGGTGCAGGAGGTGCATCAAGGGCGGTAAGTTATTATTTAAGTGAAAAGGCTTCAAAGCTTTATTTATATGATGTCGACAGGCCAAAGGCAGAGAGGCTGATAAACGACCTCAAAAAAATCCGCATTAATGTATCTCTTCTTGATGACCCGAAAAACATCGGGAAGCCGGATATAATTATCAATGCAACGCCTCTTGGACTCAAGCAGGAGGACCCTCTGCCGTTAGATCCCGATTTCATCACACCTGATACGGTCGTATGCGACCTTGTATACAAAAAGACAAGATTACTTCAGGAAGCTGAAAGGAAAAGGGCAAAAACGATCAATGGGTCGGGTATGCTCTTATGGCAGGGGGTGCTGGCATTTGAGCTGTGGACAGGAGTTAAGCCGCCTGTTGATGTCATGCGTCAGGCGTTATTGTCAAGAATTAAATAA
- a CDS encoding cytochrome c, with amino-acid sequence MKRTNIRFLLIIVLFFIFSICASSPVTADDVQKLTGMKFVQLARGGMLYDNWMAELGGKIDKTHPSYPANGPQKGPDTWRCKECHGWDYKGKVGDYSKGSHYTGITGIRSYANMDPVEIVKILKNDTHAFDNKLSENDYDALALFVSLGQIDVDLFINRETKKSFGDVASGSRIYLATCIKCHGVDGKEINMSTDKNTVRYIGTVANKNPYETLHKIRWGHPGTPMISLLFLELKEQLDVLAFCQALPER; translated from the coding sequence ATGAAAAGGACAAATATCCGTTTTTTATTAATCATAGTATTATTTTTTATATTTTCAATATGCGCGTCATCGCCGGTAACTGCAGATGATGTGCAAAAATTAACAGGGATGAAATTTGTTCAACTTGCAAGAGGCGGGATGTTATACGACAACTGGATGGCAGAGCTTGGTGGAAAAATTGACAAGACACATCCTTCATACCCTGCAAACGGGCCTCAAAAAGGCCCTGATACCTGGCGCTGCAAGGAATGCCACGGGTGGGACTATAAAGGCAAAGTCGGCGACTACTCAAAAGGAAGTCATTACACAGGTATAACAGGTATACGTTCATACGCGAACATGGACCCTGTCGAGATAGTTAAAATACTTAAAAACGATACACATGCCTTCGACAATAAATTGTCCGAAAACGATTATGACGCGCTTGCCCTCTTTGTATCTCTGGGGCAAATAGATGTAGACCTCTTTATTAATCGTGAAACTAAAAAGAGTTTCGGGGATGTAGCCAGCGGCAGCAGGATATATCTTGCAACGTGCATTAAATGCCACGGAGTCGACGGGAAAGAAATAAATATGAGTACCGACAAAAATACAGTGAGATATATTGGAACTGTAGCAAACAAAAACCCGTATGAAACTTTGCATAAGATCCGCTGGGGACATCCCGGCACGCCGATGATCTCCTTGCTGTTCCTTGAACTCAAAGAACAACTCGATGTGCTCGCATTCTGCCAGGCCCTGCCGGAAAGATAG
- a CDS encoding HEAT repeat domain-containing protein — translation MSCSEQVNQVPPSKDEIISLLDKKAFDVISRLSCDDRKVISKLISLSYEKKSQVSWRAIEAIGLAAKEISKSHPDVVRNIANRLLWMMRDESGGIPWSAPQILGEIVRNNPSLCSDLAPIIASSHDEIMLRSGVIWAMGRIGKINAETVEYAVSIIRSYIHSADTTLRGYAVWALGEMGATEVINDLEALRGDNSIIDFYEEGELRQKTVGILAAEVLKKLT, via the coding sequence TTGTCCTGCAGTGAACAGGTAAATCAGGTGCCGCCTTCAAAAGATGAAATAATTTCCCTCCTTGATAAAAAGGCCTTTGACGTTATATCGAGACTCTCCTGTGATGACAGAAAAGTCATCAGTAAACTCATCTCCCTTTCCTATGAAAAAAAGAGCCAGGTATCGTGGCGGGCTATAGAGGCCATTGGTTTAGCCGCAAAAGAAATATCAAAATCGCATCCTGACGTTGTGAGGAATATCGCGAACCGCTTGTTATGGATGATGCGCGATGAATCCGGCGGGATACCATGGAGCGCACCACAGATCCTTGGCGAAATAGTGAGGAACAACCCCTCGCTGTGTTCGGACCTCGCGCCGATAATAGCGTCTTCCCACGATGAAATAATGCTGAGAAGCGGCGTTATCTGGGCAATGGGCAGGATCGGAAAGATAAACGCCGAAACGGTTGAGTATGCGGTTTCCATTATCCGTTCATATATTCATAGTGCTGACACAACGCTTCGGGGTTACGCGGTATGGGCGCTTGGTGAAATGGGAGCAACGGAAGTAATCAATGACCTGGAAGCGTTGAGGGGCGACAACAGCATCATCGATTTCTACGAAGAAGGCGAGCTAAGACAAAAAACCGTTGGTATACTCGCAGCAGAGGTTTTGAAGAAATTGACTTAG
- a CDS encoding NifU family protein, translating to MQEIEKRVHEVLHNLNWLLEAHDSFAELIEIKGKKVIIKCVGFCAECESNCVRVAFQERMPDIKLVLQ from the coding sequence ATGCAAGAGATCGAGAAAAGGGTACACGAGGTCTTACACAATTTAAACTGGCTTCTTGAGGCTCATGACAGTTTTGCCGAACTGATTGAGATAAAAGGCAAGAAGGTGATAATAAAGTGTGTGGGATTTTGCGCCGAATGCGAGTCCAACTGCGTAAGAGTTGCTTTTCAGGAACGGATGCCCGATATTAAACTTGTCCTGCAGTGA
- a CDS encoding FprA family A-type flavoprotein, protein MKTIEIKPDIFWVGAIDWAVRDFHGYMTPKGTTYNNYLIMDEKVTLVDTVKHDFSRVTINNIKELTDPSKIVNLVINHIEPDHASSVDKIMSLAPDATIYITEKGKKGLDRHFDTSKWKFKIVKTGDVINTGKYNLFFIETPMLHWPDSMMTYVKEAKLLISQDAFGQHIATSSRFDDEFIECASHSDLEDSVVDYYANILMPFGELIKSKIAEITKLGLEIDMIAPDHGIIWRQEAGNIIQKYLDLANGKTSLSIAVIYDTMWHSTELMTLPLMHGIKDEGIDCKVIKLRATPMSVAIKEFWKSRGCLIGSPTLNNILFPSVAEFLTHLRGLRPKNRIMGAFGSYGWGGGAVKEAYEEFKRMKLEAVEPGLQVLYKPSAEENRKCYEFAREFAKKVKEYHGKF, encoded by the coding sequence GTGAAGACAATAGAAATAAAACCTGATATTTTCTGGGTGGGGGCAATTGACTGGGCCGTAAGAGATTTTCACGGATACATGACGCCAAAAGGAACGACGTATAACAATTATCTTATAATGGACGAAAAAGTTACCCTCGTGGATACGGTGAAGCATGATTTCTCCCGGGTAACAATAAACAATATAAAAGAGCTGACCGACCCTTCCAAGATCGTTAACCTTGTGATAAACCATATTGAGCCTGATCACGCAAGCAGCGTTGACAAGATAATGTCGCTTGCGCCTGATGCAACTATTTATATCACTGAGAAGGGGAAGAAAGGACTTGACAGGCACTTTGATACTTCAAAATGGAAGTTCAAGATTGTAAAGACAGGGGATGTTATTAACACCGGCAAATACAATCTGTTCTTCATCGAAACCCCGATGCTTCATTGGCCTGATTCAATGATGACTTATGTGAAAGAGGCAAAGCTGCTTATTTCACAGGACGCTTTCGGACAGCATATCGCGACATCCTCAAGGTTTGACGATGAATTCATTGAGTGCGCTTCACACTCAGACCTTGAAGATTCCGTCGTTGACTACTACGCAAATATACTCATGCCTTTCGGGGAGTTAATCAAAAGCAAGATTGCTGAAATAACTAAACTCGGGCTTGAGATAGACATGATCGCGCCTGACCACGGCATAATCTGGAGACAGGAGGCGGGCAACATCATACAGAAATATCTCGATCTTGCAAACGGAAAGACGTCTTTAAGCATTGCCGTTATTTACGATACCATGTGGCACAGCACAGAGCTTATGACTCTTCCCCTGATGCACGGCATAAAAGATGAGGGTATTGATTGCAAGGTAATAAAGCTGCGTGCTACGCCGATGAGCGTCGCTATAAAGGAATTCTGGAAATCAAGGGGATGCCTTATCGGAAGCCCGACGCTGAACAACATATTGTTCCCTTCTGTCGCGGAATTTCTGACCCATTTAAGGGGACTGCGTCCCAAGAACCGTATCATGGGCGCGTTCGGAAGCTATGGATGGGGCGGCGGCGCGGTGAAAGAGGCGTATGAAGAATTTAAGAGAATGAAACTGGAAGCCGTTGAACCGGGATTGCAGGTGCTTTACAAGCCTTCTGCGGAAGAGAACCGGAAGTGTTATGAGTTTGCAAGGGAGTTTGCTAAAAAGGTAAAGGAGTATCACGGAAAATTTTAA
- a CDS encoding acylphosphatase, which yields MENGKVHIIISGLVQGVFFRASTRDMALSLGLKGWVRNLPDGNVEAVFEGQVDKLKQAVQWCHKGPPGARVVKVKEKWQGYTGEFLSFDIRYGY from the coding sequence ATGGAAAATGGGAAGGTGCATATAATTATTTCAGGCTTGGTCCAGGGCGTTTTCTTTCGGGCAAGCACACGGGATATGGCTTTAAGTCTCGGACTAAAAGGTTGGGTCAGAAACTTGCCTGACGGAAATGTTGAAGCGGTCTTTGAAGGCCAGGTGGACAAACTCAAACAAGCCGTTCAATGGTGTCATAAAGGCCCTCCGGGCGCGCGGGTTGTGAAAGTTAAAGAGAAATGGCAGGGGTATACAGGAGAGTTTTTAAGTTTTGATATCAGGTATGGATATTGA
- a CDS encoding cold-shock protein yields MKLAEGKVKWFNEAKGYGFITSEESGDIFVHYSSIQGNGFKTLAEGQAVSFDVEQGPKGPKAVNVNKV; encoded by the coding sequence ATGAAGTTGGCTGAAGGAAAAGTGAAGTGGTTCAATGAAGCCAAAGGTTACGGCTTTATAACAAGCGAAGAAAGCGGCGACATATTCGTTCACTATTCTTCCATTCAGGGCAACGGATTCAAGACCCTTGCCGAAGGCCAGGCCGTCAGCTTCGACGTTGAACAGGGACCCAAAGGCCCCAAGGCTGTAAACGTAAACAAAGTATAA